From one Sylvia atricapilla isolate bSylAtr1 chromosome 17, bSylAtr1.pri, whole genome shotgun sequence genomic stretch:
- the LOC136368813 gene encoding derlin-2-like isoform X2, with product MAYQGFAQEYLGMPAVTRAYTTACVLTTAAVLEFITPFQLYFNPDLIFRKFQIWRLITNFLFFGPLGFSFFFNMIFLYRYCRMLEEGSFRGRTADFVFMFLFGGFLMTLFGLFASLFFLGQAFTIMLVYVWSRRNPYIRMNFFGLLNFQAPFLPWVLMGFSLLLGNSIIIDLLGIAVGHIYYFLEDVFPNQPGGKKLLLTPSFLKMVFDTPEEDPNYNPLPEDRPEHQPRDRDQNEQQHPQ from the exons ATGGCGTACCAGGGCTTCGCGCAGGAGTACCTGGGCATGCCGGCCGTGACCCGCGCCTACACCACCGCCTGCGTGCTCACCACCGCCGCCGTG ctggagttCATCACCCCCTTCCAGCTGTACTTCAACCCCGACCTCATCTTCAGGAAGTTCCAG ataTGGAGGCTGATCACCAACTTCCTCTTTTTTGGCCCTCTGGgattcagtttctttttcaacATGATATTTCT gtACAGGTACTGCCGCATGCTAGAAGAAGGCTCCTTCCGTGGAAGGACGGCTGACTTTGTCTTCATGTTCCTCTTTGGAGGGTTTCTCATGACA CTGTTTGGCCTCTTTGCCAGCCTGTTTTTCCTGGGCCAGGCGTTCACCATCATGCTGGTGTACGTGTGGAGTCGCAGGAACCCTTACATCCGCATGAACTTTTTTGGGCTTCTTAACTTCCAAGCCCCCTTCCTGCCCTGGGTCCTGATGGGattctctctgctcctgggcaACTCCATCATCATCGATTTGCTGG GGATTGCAGTGGGTCATATCTATTATTTCTTGGAAGATGTTTTTCCCAatcagcctggaggaaagaagTTGCTGTTAACCCCTAGCTTTCT GAAGATGGTTTTTGACACACCTGAAGAGGATCCCAATTACAACCCTCTCCCCGAGGATCGTCCAGAACACCAGCCTAGAGACCGTGACCAGAACgagcagcagcatccacagTAA
- the LOC136368813 gene encoding derlin-2-like isoform X1 codes for MAYQGFAQEYLGMPAVTRAYTTACVLTTAAVQLEFITPFQLYFNPDLIFRKFQIWRLITNFLFFGPLGFSFFFNMIFLYRYCRMLEEGSFRGRTADFVFMFLFGGFLMTLFGLFASLFFLGQAFTIMLVYVWSRRNPYIRMNFFGLLNFQAPFLPWVLMGFSLLLGNSIIIDLLGIAVGHIYYFLEDVFPNQPGGKKLLLTPSFLKMVFDTPEEDPNYNPLPEDRPEHQPRDRDQNEQQHPQ; via the exons ATGGCGTACCAGGGCTTCGCGCAGGAGTACCTGGGCATGCCGGCCGTGACCCGCGCCTACACCACCGCCTGCGTGCTCACCACCGCCGCCGTG cagctggagttCATCACCCCCTTCCAGCTGTACTTCAACCCCGACCTCATCTTCAGGAAGTTCCAG ataTGGAGGCTGATCACCAACTTCCTCTTTTTTGGCCCTCTGGgattcagtttctttttcaacATGATATTTCT gtACAGGTACTGCCGCATGCTAGAAGAAGGCTCCTTCCGTGGAAGGACGGCTGACTTTGTCTTCATGTTCCTCTTTGGAGGGTTTCTCATGACA CTGTTTGGCCTCTTTGCCAGCCTGTTTTTCCTGGGCCAGGCGTTCACCATCATGCTGGTGTACGTGTGGAGTCGCAGGAACCCTTACATCCGCATGAACTTTTTTGGGCTTCTTAACTTCCAAGCCCCCTTCCTGCCCTGGGTCCTGATGGGattctctctgctcctgggcaACTCCATCATCATCGATTTGCTGG GGATTGCAGTGGGTCATATCTATTATTTCTTGGAAGATGTTTTTCCCAatcagcctggaggaaagaagTTGCTGTTAACCCCTAGCTTTCT GAAGATGGTTTTTGACACACCTGAAGAGGATCCCAATTACAACCCTCTCCCCGAGGATCGTCCAGAACACCAGCCTAGAGACCGTGACCAGAACgagcagcagcatccacagTAA